The Micromonospora sp. WMMD961 genome has a segment encoding these proteins:
- the fdxA gene encoding ferredoxin — protein MTYIIAEPCVDVLDKACIEECPVDCIYEGNRMLYIHPDECVDCGACEPVCPVEAIFYEDDVPEQWKDYTGANYEFFEELGSPGGASKIGKVEKDATFVAAQPPRGEGH, from the coding sequence GTGACCTACATCATCGCCGAGCCGTGCGTGGATGTGCTCGACAAGGCATGCATCGAGGAGTGCCCGGTCGACTGCATTTACGAGGGCAACCGGATGCTCTACATCCACCCCGACGAGTGCGTCGACTGTGGTGCCTGTGAGCCCGTCTGCCCCGTGGAGGCGATCTTCTACGAGGACGACGTCCCGGAGCAGTGGAAGGACTACACCGGCGCCAACTACGAGTTCTTCGAGGAGTTGGGCTCGCCCGGTGGCGCCTCGAAGATCGGCAAGGTGGAGAAGGACGCCACCTTCGTCGCCGCGCAGCCGCCGCGCGGCGAGGGCCACTGA
- a CDS encoding GNAT family N-acetyltransferase, whose translation MLRQQDVGHRIVVRRIVGIREGRPLFSDALGELVELSETHLTLATAKGPLRVPVAQVHRAKRVPPTRRPTAAAVVALERAADEAWPAPTRDRLGDWLLRSADGWTGRANSALPIGDPDRPLPAAVDAVERWYAERGQPAMINTPLPLAAPVGTELDARGWTARPPTLVQTAPLPLPSDGRPARRPGEGEDLEVTDTPDAAEAPPGAVVELRTAPGEQWLAIAAGRKGGLPDAARHVLTAVDQVRFAHVYVDGTLVAVGRGTVTGQGRWLGLSLIEVVPVARRQGLARQVIHELTAWGVSAGATHAFLQVEQHNTAAVTLYQRLGFTTHHTYLTRLAPP comes from the coding sequence GTGCTCCGACAGCAGGATGTGGGACACCGGATCGTGGTCCGCCGGATTGTGGGGATTCGCGAGGGCCGCCCACTCTTTTCCGATGCCCTCGGCGAGCTGGTGGAGCTGAGCGAGACTCATCTCACCCTGGCCACGGCGAAGGGGCCACTACGGGTTCCGGTGGCGCAGGTCCACCGCGCCAAGCGGGTGCCACCGACGCGTCGGCCGACCGCGGCGGCGGTGGTGGCGCTGGAGCGGGCCGCCGACGAGGCCTGGCCGGCGCCGACGCGGGACCGGCTCGGTGACTGGCTGCTCCGGTCGGCGGACGGTTGGACCGGGCGGGCCAACTCGGCGCTGCCGATCGGCGACCCGGACCGCCCGCTGCCGGCCGCGGTGGACGCGGTCGAGCGCTGGTACGCCGAGCGGGGCCAACCCGCCATGATCAACACGCCGCTGCCGCTCGCCGCGCCGGTCGGCACCGAACTGGACGCCCGCGGCTGGACCGCACGCCCGCCGACACTGGTGCAGACCGCACCACTCCCGCTGCCGTCCGACGGTCGACCTGCCCGACGACCCGGGGAGGGGGAAGATCTCGAGGTCACCGACACACCGGATGCGGCGGAAGCGCCGCCCGGCGCGGTCGTCGAGCTGCGCACCGCGCCAGGTGAGCAATGGTTGGCCATCGCCGCGGGACGCAAGGGCGGCCTGCCGGACGCCGCCCGGCACGTGCTCACCGCAGTGGACCAGGTCCGCTTCGCCCACGTGTACGTCGACGGCACGCTGGTGGCCGTCGGCCGGGGCACGGTGACCGGCCAGGGGCGCTGGTTGGGCCTCAGCCTGATCGAGGTGGTCCCGGTGGCCCGCCGGCAGGGGCTGGCCCGCCAGGTGATCCACGAGCTGACCGCCTGGGGCGTCTCCGCCGGCGCGACACACGCGTTCCTTCAGGTCGAGCAGCACAACACGGCGGCGGTCACGCTCTACCAGCGGCTCGGCTTCACCACCCACCACACGTACCTGACCCGCCTCGCCCCGCCCTGA
- the mshB gene encoding N-acetyl-1-D-myo-inositol-2-amino-2-deoxy-alpha-D-glucopyranoside deacetylase — protein sequence MTVVTMLPDRRLLLVHAHPDDESIGTGSTMAHYAANGAHVTLVTCTLGEEGEVHVPALAQLAAAEADQLGGYRIAELAAACAALGVDDHRFLGGAGRYRDSGMMGLATNEHPRAFWQADLDEAAGHLVEIMREVRPQVLVTYDPNGFYGHPDHIQAHRVAMRAVELAAAEGCAPLKVYWTAMPLSVLEAGMAQFAESADNPFGGIEDIADLPFGTPDAEIAARVDGTDQHTAKEAAMRAHATQIPANSWLYSIAGNFGGEFMGVEYFTLAVGEKGPGAGPYGWEDDLFAGLPEETAPGRSPVAAAGLR from the coding sequence GTGACCGTCGTGACGATGCTGCCCGACCGCCGCCTGCTGCTGGTCCACGCGCACCCCGACGACGAGTCGATCGGCACCGGCTCGACGATGGCTCACTACGCCGCGAACGGCGCGCACGTCACGCTGGTGACCTGCACCCTCGGCGAGGAGGGCGAGGTGCACGTGCCCGCGCTGGCCCAGCTCGCCGCCGCCGAGGCCGACCAGCTCGGCGGGTACCGGATCGCCGAGCTGGCCGCCGCGTGCGCCGCCCTCGGCGTCGACGACCACCGCTTCCTCGGCGGTGCCGGCCGCTACCGCGACTCGGGGATGATGGGGCTCGCGACCAACGAGCACCCCCGCGCGTTCTGGCAGGCCGACCTCGACGAGGCCGCCGGGCACCTGGTCGAGATCATGCGGGAGGTACGCCCGCAGGTGCTGGTCACGTACGACCCGAACGGCTTCTACGGCCACCCCGACCACATCCAGGCGCACCGGGTGGCGATGCGCGCCGTCGAGTTGGCCGCCGCCGAGGGCTGCGCCCCACTCAAGGTCTACTGGACGGCGATGCCGCTGAGCGTGTTGGAGGCCGGGATGGCGCAGTTCGCGGAATCCGCGGACAACCCGTTCGGCGGCATCGAGGACATCGCTGACCTGCCCTTCGGCACCCCGGACGCCGAGATCGCCGCCCGGGTCGACGGCACCGACCAGCACACCGCCAAGGAAGCCGCGATGCGGGCGCACGCCACCCAGATCCCGGCCAACTCCTGGCTCTACTCGATCGCCGGCAACTTCGGCGGCGAGTTCATGGGTGTCGAGTACTTCACCCTCGCCGTCGGCGAGAAGGGCCCGGGCGCCGGGCCGTACGGCTGGGAGGACGACCTCTTCGCCGGGCTGCCCGAGGAGACCGCCCCGGGCCGGTCTCCGGTCGCGGCGGCCGGTCTCCGGTGA
- a CDS encoding prolyl oligopeptidase family serine peptidase, protein MDFPELAARTRRFSHGAPRAVSVAEDGSRVIFLRSAGPEDPADALWLLDVATAEERLVADPATLLGEDGDVRSLSPGERALRERLRLNAAGIGSYALDAAGRVAVFALAGRLFRADLVHGDVVEVTAVGPVLDPRPDPTGQRLAYVTDAAEGVRRGELRVIEADGTDSLLAGEDAGVSWGLAEHIAAEEFGRYRGYWWAPDGRMVLAARVDESRLERWHLHDPAQPASPPTAVAYPRAGGPNAEVSLHLLDLDDGWVDVHWDRETYPYLTGVSWGEGSPLITVLRRSQQHGLVLAVDPRTGETQVHAELADPRWVEPIAGTPAHLPDGRVLVGGELAHDGYDARCLFADGTLLTPPSLYVRRVVGRIPAASGPADLLVEASDGEPSERHLFRVRTTIGGGVDARRLTTDSGWYTASVGGDVLAVGVASLDHAGMRWTVRRGQQELAELRSFAANPPYSPLPLLERVTDRRLPAAVLYPDNHVTGRRLPVLLDIYGGPGHQEVVAARAAWLERQWWADAGFAVVTIDNRGTPGVAPSFEKAIHRRVADVILTDQIDALTALAGKHPDLDLGRVGVRGWSFGGWLAGLAVLRHPELFRCGIAGAPVTDWALYDTAYTERYLGLPEDGQDIYAHHSLVELAAEPVTGPDQARPLLLVHGMADDNVVAAHTLRLSAALLSTGRPHAVLPLTGATHMAANGTAERLLPLELDFLRTHLR, encoded by the coding sequence GTGGACTTTCCGGAGCTGGCCGCCCGCACCCGCCGGTTCAGCCACGGCGCGCCGCGCGCTGTCTCCGTGGCCGAGGACGGCTCCCGGGTGATCTTCCTGCGCTCCGCCGGCCCGGAGGACCCGGCGGACGCGCTCTGGCTGCTGGACGTGGCCACCGCCGAGGAGCGCCTGGTCGCCGATCCGGCAACCCTGCTCGGTGAGGACGGGGACGTCAGGTCCCTCTCCCCCGGTGAACGCGCGCTGCGGGAACGGCTGCGGCTCAACGCCGCCGGCATCGGCTCGTACGCGCTGGACGCCGCCGGTCGGGTTGCGGTGTTCGCGCTGGCCGGACGGTTGTTCCGGGCCGATCTGGTGCACGGCGACGTGGTGGAGGTGACCGCCGTCGGCCCGGTACTGGACCCGCGTCCGGACCCGACCGGGCAGCGGCTGGCGTACGTGACCGACGCGGCCGAGGGTGTGCGCCGGGGCGAGCTGCGGGTGATCGAGGCGGACGGCACCGACAGCCTGCTGGCCGGCGAGGACGCCGGGGTGAGCTGGGGTTTGGCGGAACACATCGCGGCTGAGGAGTTCGGCAGGTACCGGGGCTACTGGTGGGCTCCGGACGGCCGGATGGTGCTCGCCGCCCGGGTCGACGAGTCCCGCCTGGAACGCTGGCACCTGCACGACCCGGCCCAACCGGCCAGCCCGCCGACCGCCGTCGCGTACCCCCGGGCCGGTGGGCCGAACGCGGAGGTCAGCCTGCACCTGCTCGACCTGGACGACGGCTGGGTCGACGTGCACTGGGACCGGGAGACGTACCCGTACCTGACCGGGGTCAGCTGGGGTGAGGGCAGCCCGTTGATCACCGTGCTGCGCCGGTCGCAGCAGCACGGGCTGGTGTTGGCGGTGGACCCCCGCACCGGCGAGACGCAGGTGCACGCCGAGCTGGCCGACCCGCGCTGGGTCGAACCGATCGCCGGCACCCCGGCCCACCTGCCGGACGGCCGGGTGCTGGTCGGCGGAGAGCTGGCCCACGACGGGTACGACGCCCGTTGCCTGTTCGCCGACGGCACCCTGCTCACCCCACCGTCGCTGTACGTCCGGCGGGTGGTGGGTCGGATTCCGGCCGCCAGCGGTCCGGCCGATCTGCTGGTCGAGGCGAGCGACGGCGAGCCGAGCGAACGGCACCTGTTCCGGGTCCGCACCACCATCGGCGGCGGGGTGGACGCGCGTCGACTCACCACCGACTCCGGCTGGTACACCGCCTCGGTGGGCGGGGACGTGCTGGCGGTCGGTGTCGCGTCACTGGACCACGCCGGAATGCGCTGGACGGTGCGTCGCGGCCAGCAGGAGCTGGCCGAACTGCGGTCGTTCGCCGCCAACCCGCCGTATTCTCCGCTGCCGCTGCTGGAACGGGTGACCGATCGACGGCTGCCGGCGGCGGTGCTCTACCCGGACAACCACGTGACGGGTCGACGGTTGCCGGTGCTGCTGGACATCTACGGCGGGCCGGGACACCAGGAGGTCGTGGCGGCGCGGGCCGCGTGGTTGGAACGGCAGTGGTGGGCCGACGCCGGGTTCGCGGTGGTCACCATCGACAACCGGGGTACGCCGGGAGTGGCCCCGTCGTTCGAGAAGGCGATCCACCGCCGGGTGGCCGACGTGATCCTCACCGACCAGATCGACGCGCTGACCGCGCTCGCCGGCAAGCACCCGGACCTGGACCTGGGCCGGGTGGGGGTACGCGGTTGGTCGTTCGGTGGGTGGCTGGCCGGGTTGGCGGTGCTGCGCCACCCGGAGCTGTTCCGGTGCGGGATCGCGGGTGCGCCGGTGACCGACTGGGCGCTGTACGACACCGCGTACACCGAGCGTTATCTGGGGTTGCCGGAAGACGGCCAGGACATCTACGCGCACCATTCGCTCGTCGAGTTGGCCGCCGAGCCGGTCACCGGCCCGGACCAGGCCCGCCCGTTGCTGCTGGTGCACGGGATGGCCGACGACAACGTGGTGGCCGCGCACACGCTCCGGCTGTCGGCGGCCCTGCTGAGCACCGGTCGCCCGCACGCCGTGCTGCCGTTGACCGGGGCCACGCACATGGCGGCGAACGGCACCGCCGAGCGGCTGCTCCCCCTGGAGCTGGACTTCCTGCGGACTCATCTGCGGTAA
- a CDS encoding nuclear transport factor 2 family protein, with protein sequence MSLAEARVRVVDDTSAARQTAHAYVDLLERRDWAGLAALLADDLVYEMPQTRERIRGKDAFLQFNTEYPGDWHLRPRRVIADGRLAALWLDVRVGDEQQDACVWLELSGPGLINKIIDYWPDPYDPPRGREHLVERW encoded by the coding sequence TTGTCGCTGGCGGAGGCTAGGGTCCGCGTCGTGGACGACACCTCGGCGGCTCGGCAGACCGCCCACGCCTACGTTGACCTTCTGGAGCGCCGCGACTGGGCCGGGTTGGCCGCCCTGCTCGCCGATGATCTGGTCTACGAGATGCCGCAGACTCGGGAGCGCATTCGCGGCAAGGACGCGTTCCTGCAGTTCAACACCGAGTATCCCGGCGATTGGCACCTCCGGCCGCGACGGGTGATCGCCGATGGCCGCCTGGCTGCGCTGTGGCTCGACGTTCGCGTCGGTGACGAGCAGCAGGACGCGTGCGTCTGGCTGGAGCTGTCCGGGCCTGGGCTGATCAACAAGATCATCGACTACTGGCCCGACCCGTACGATCCGCCGCGGGGCCGGGAACACCTCGTGGAGCGTTGGTGA
- a CDS encoding helix-turn-helix domain-containing protein: MATTTAAQRRDQAKREYDAFLEQCPTRELLSRLTDKWVALVIPALVDGPQRHGELARRVAGVSQKMLTQTLRTLERDGLVTRTVTASVPVRVDYELTPLGHELFPVMVAIKSWAETHMDRVFEARTQYDARP, from the coding sequence ATGGCGACGACAACTGCGGCGCAACGCCGCGACCAGGCCAAACGCGAGTACGACGCGTTCCTGGAACAGTGCCCGACCCGTGAGCTGCTGAGCAGGCTCACCGACAAGTGGGTCGCCCTGGTGATCCCAGCGCTCGTCGACGGCCCGCAGCGGCACGGCGAGCTCGCCCGGCGCGTCGCCGGCGTCAGCCAGAAGATGCTCACCCAGACCCTGCGCACGCTGGAGCGCGACGGCCTGGTCACCCGCACGGTCACCGCCTCGGTGCCGGTCCGCGTCGACTACGAGCTCACCCCGCTCGGCCATGAACTGTTCCCGGTCATGGTCGCGATCAAGAGCTGGGCGGAGACGCACATGGACCGTGTCTTCGAAGCCCGGACCCAGTACGACGCACGCCCCTGA
- a CDS encoding NADP-dependent oxidoreductase, which translates to MRAVSYAQFGGPEVLQVAEVPVPEPGAGQVRVRVAASVVHPVDLMVRSGRFPAPLPTGLPYTPGWDVAGSVDAVGPSVEEFTIGDEVIGFSPWLQTTAGAHAEYVVLDAAWLTSAPAGVPATEAATLPTNGLAAAQALDLLALPAGSTVLVTGAAGQVGGFVLALARATGLHATGLAGADDREFVESLGAAFLSRADDPTGTFDAVIDLAVIGASLLDLIRDGSGYVAASPPLRPEPVRGIRTFALEVEPNGSRLGELVKLVTTGDIPLRVAGVYPFADAAAAHERLAQGGVRGGVVLVP; encoded by the coding sequence ATGCGCGCAGTCAGCTATGCACAGTTCGGAGGGCCCGAGGTCCTGCAGGTGGCCGAGGTGCCGGTGCCCGAGCCCGGTGCGGGTCAGGTGCGGGTGCGGGTCGCGGCGTCAGTTGTCCATCCGGTCGATCTGATGGTCCGCTCCGGACGATTCCCGGCCCCGTTGCCGACCGGCCTGCCGTACACGCCCGGCTGGGACGTTGCCGGCAGCGTCGACGCGGTCGGCCCGTCGGTCGAGGAGTTCACCATCGGCGACGAGGTCATCGGCTTCTCGCCGTGGCTGCAAACCACGGCCGGCGCCCACGCCGAGTACGTGGTCCTCGACGCCGCCTGGCTGACCTCCGCACCCGCCGGTGTCCCGGCCACCGAGGCGGCGACCCTGCCGACCAACGGCCTCGCCGCCGCCCAGGCCCTCGACCTGCTCGCGCTCCCGGCGGGCTCGACAGTGCTCGTCACCGGCGCCGCCGGGCAGGTCGGCGGGTTCGTCCTGGCACTGGCCCGGGCGACCGGCCTGCACGCCACGGGACTCGCCGGGGCCGACGACCGCGAGTTCGTCGAGTCGCTGGGCGCGGCGTTCCTGTCGCGCGCCGACGATCCCACGGGGACGTTCGACGCGGTCATCGACCTGGCGGTGATCGGCGCGTCGCTGCTGGACCTCATCCGGGACGGCAGCGGCTACGTGGCCGCGTCACCTCCGCTTCGCCCGGAGCCGGTGCGGGGGATCCGGACCTTCGCGCTGGAGGTGGAACCGAACGGATCCCGACTGGGTGAGTTGGTCAAACTCGTCACCACCGGCGACATCCCGCTCCGGGTGGCCGGCGTGTACCCCTTCGCCGACGCGGCGGCCGCCCACGAGCGGCTGGCCCAGGGCGGCGTACGCGGCGGCGTGGTGCTCGTCCCCTGA
- a CDS encoding DUF805 domain-containing protein, whose protein sequence is MSFGAAVKSVLSKYVGFTGRARRSEYWWFFLFTILVSIVTAVLDSALGLNYMDGSSSGPIGTIVSLALLLPGLAVAVRRLHDTDRSGWWLLIALVPIVGAIVLIVFFVMDGTPGANRFGASPKD, encoded by the coding sequence ATGTCCTTCGGTGCCGCCGTCAAGTCGGTCCTCAGCAAGTACGTCGGCTTCACGGGCCGGGCCCGCCGGTCCGAGTACTGGTGGTTCTTTCTGTTCACCATCCTGGTCAGTATCGTCACCGCCGTCCTGGACAGCGCGCTGGGACTGAACTACATGGACGGTTCGTCGAGCGGTCCCATCGGAACCATCGTCTCGCTGGCGCTGCTGCTGCCCGGGCTGGCCGTCGCGGTGCGACGCCTGCACGACACCGACCGGTCGGGGTGGTGGCTGCTCATCGCCCTGGTGCCGATCGTGGGCGCCATCGTCCTGATCGTGTTCTTCGTGATGGACGGCACGCCCGGAGCGAACCGTTTCGGCGCCAGCCCCAAGGACTGA
- a CDS encoding uridylate kinase, with protein sequence MIHGTRDEMLGRLSEAVGSVTVAHPTRVAIDGPPAAGKTTLADELAAVLRDQGRDVIRATIDDFLFPRARRYPRGEYSAEGCYHDTHDYQTLNRILLDPLGPGGDRRFQPAVYDRATDTVLSPPVTTAPIDAVLLFDGVFLLRPDLVDRWDLRIFVSTALEKTVDRAVIRERRVSSRAEIERRWRERYLPSQQLYFATAHPTRLADIVVHNDQPQQPAWERRTR encoded by the coding sequence ATGATCCACGGGACTCGCGACGAGATGCTGGGTCGACTGTCTGAGGCGGTCGGATCGGTCACCGTCGCCCACCCGACGCGGGTAGCCATCGACGGACCGCCGGCCGCTGGCAAGACCACTCTCGCGGACGAGTTGGCCGCCGTCCTACGCGACCAGGGCCGCGACGTCATCCGTGCGACGATCGATGACTTCCTCTTCCCTCGGGCGCGACGCTATCCGCGCGGCGAGTACTCGGCTGAAGGCTGCTACCACGACACCCACGACTACCAAACACTGAATCGGATTCTGCTCGATCCGCTCGGCCCGGGCGGAGATCGACGCTTCCAACCCGCGGTGTACGACCGCGCCACGGACACGGTGCTGTCCCCGCCGGTCACGACCGCCCCCATCGACGCCGTGCTGCTCTTCGACGGCGTCTTCCTTCTGCGCCCGGACCTGGTTGACCGGTGGGACCTGCGCATCTTCGTGTCGACGGCACTGGAGAAGACCGTGGACCGTGCCGTGATCCGAGAGCGCCGGGTGTCATCTCGGGCCGAGATCGAACGGCGCTGGCGCGAGCGTTACCTCCCCTCCCAGCAGCTCTATTTCGCTACCGCCCACCCGACCCGGCTCGCCGACATCGTCGTGCACAACGACCAGCCCCAGCAGCCGGCCTGGGAGCGCCGAACGCGATGA
- a CDS encoding ABC transporter substrate-binding protein translates to MRPRVAVAAGGAIALVVALGACSKNTGEGTTVDTERKQTGVIATDPKDSQGPAAEVSGATKGGTFTVIRESPISHLDPQRTYSFAGLMASPLFARYLTTWKDDGKGGLVLVGDLAETPGTNVNNDCKVWEFKIKDGVKFEDGRPITSKEIAYGIARSFDPDLSGGPTYIQEWLADTAQFDTKWDFKKNKTSLPPGLSTPDEKTLRFEFAKPRCDLPFAVSLPTTAPLPADKDTGIDLDKQPFSSGPYKVAKNQVGVQLTLDRNPNWDPTTDPVRHQYPDQFVWTFGPTADAANNRVIADNGTDQSALAFNTVPASLVAKVAGDATLKSRSILSPTPSANQLVINNQRVTDLKVRQALNYAIDREGMIKALGGQNVAAPLTTLMPPATIGYKAYEAYPAGANGNVDKAKELLGGKTPELVLGVADNSTEQQQGAQLKANLERAGFKITLRNISDDAKLDEIKKKDNPWDLYIGNWAADWPSGASILPVLYDGRTIKAEGNSNQSYFNDPAINAEMDRILALAPADQGPEWAKLDERIMKEYAPVVPLYVDVAYNVHGSKAGGIFISSVFGYASFVNAHVKP, encoded by the coding sequence ATGCGACCACGCGTGGCGGTTGCCGCAGGCGGCGCGATCGCTCTGGTTGTGGCACTGGGTGCGTGCTCGAAGAACACGGGCGAGGGCACCACTGTGGACACTGAGCGGAAGCAGACCGGGGTCATCGCGACCGACCCCAAGGACTCGCAGGGCCCGGCGGCCGAGGTGAGTGGCGCTACGAAGGGCGGCACCTTCACCGTCATCCGGGAGTCGCCGATCTCCCACCTCGACCCGCAGCGGACGTACTCGTTCGCCGGCCTCATGGCCAGCCCGCTCTTCGCCCGGTACCTGACCACCTGGAAGGACGACGGCAAGGGCGGTCTGGTCCTGGTGGGTGACCTGGCCGAAACGCCGGGCACCAACGTCAACAACGACTGCAAGGTCTGGGAATTCAAGATCAAGGATGGGGTGAAGTTCGAGGACGGTCGGCCGATCACCTCCAAGGAGATCGCGTACGGCATCGCCCGGTCCTTCGACCCGGACCTCTCCGGCGGCCCGACCTACATCCAGGAGTGGCTGGCCGACACCGCGCAGTTCGACACCAAGTGGGACTTCAAGAAGAACAAGACGTCGCTGCCGCCCGGCCTGAGCACGCCGGATGAGAAGACGCTGCGCTTCGAGTTCGCCAAGCCGCGCTGTGACCTGCCGTTCGCGGTCTCGCTGCCGACCACCGCGCCGCTGCCCGCCGACAAGGACACCGGCATCGACCTGGACAAGCAGCCGTTCTCGTCCGGCCCGTACAAGGTCGCCAAGAACCAGGTCGGCGTACAACTCACCCTGGACCGCAACCCCAACTGGGACCCGACCACCGATCCGGTGCGGCACCAGTACCCCGACCAGTTCGTCTGGACCTTCGGGCCGACCGCCGACGCCGCCAACAACCGGGTGATCGCCGACAACGGCACCGACCAGAGCGCCCTCGCCTTCAACACCGTGCCCGCCTCGCTGGTCGCCAAGGTGGCCGGGGACGCCACGCTCAAGTCGCGCAGCATCCTCTCCCCGACCCCGAGCGCCAACCAGCTGGTCATCAACAACCAGCGGGTCACCGACCTCAAGGTCCGGCAGGCGCTCAACTACGCCATCGACCGCGAGGGCATGATCAAGGCGCTCGGCGGCCAGAACGTCGCCGCGCCGCTGACCACCCTGATGCCGCCGGCCACGATCGGCTACAAGGCGTACGAGGCGTACCCGGCGGGTGCCAACGGCAACGTCGACAAGGCCAAGGAACTGCTCGGCGGGAAGACTCCTGAGCTGGTCCTCGGCGTCGCCGACAACTCCACCGAGCAGCAGCAGGGCGCCCAACTCAAGGCGAACCTGGAGCGGGCCGGCTTCAAGATCACGCTCCGGAACATCTCCGACGACGCCAAGCTCGACGAGATCAAGAAGAAGGACAACCCCTGGGACCTGTACATCGGTAACTGGGCGGCCGACTGGCCCAGCGGGGCGTCGATCCTGCCGGTGCTCTACGACGGCCGCACCATCAAGGCCGAGGGCAACAGCAACCAGTCCTACTTCAACGACCCGGCGATCAACGCCGAGATGGACCGCATCCTGGCGCTCGCCCCGGCCGACCAGGGCCCGGAGTGGGCCAAGCTCGACGAGCGGATCATGAAGGAGTACGCGCCGGTGGTGCCGCTCTACGTCGACGTGGCCTACAACGTGCACGGGTCCAAGGCGGGCGGGATCTTCATCTCCAGCGTCTTCGGCTACGCGTCCTTCGTGAACGCGCACGTCAAGCCGTAA
- a CDS encoding ABC transporter permease: MARFLIKRLFSATLTLFAVSVLTFLMFFALPRDPVSSICSKNCNPERLERVRDDLGLNDPLISQYAGYMKGIVTGRDLGSAQGGRCDAPCLGWSYVTNEAVSDTIARVLPVTLSIVIPAAILWLLLGVGLGMVSALRRGTWLDRAAIGFSLTGASLQLYFVGAVLLLVFVYHLRWLPVPSYTSLFDNPAKWASGLVLAWVALAFLFSAIYARLSRAQMLETLSEDFVRTARAKGLAKPTVYGRHALRAAITPVVTIAGLDVGGALGGTVITETTFGIQGLGRTAVDAVKAGDLPTIMATVLIAAVFVVLANVLVDLLYAAIDPRVRLR, translated from the coding sequence ATGGCGAGATTTCTGATCAAGCGGCTGTTCTCCGCCACGCTGACCCTGTTCGCGGTGAGCGTGCTGACCTTCCTGATGTTCTTCGCCCTGCCGCGCGACCCGGTGAGCAGTATCTGCTCGAAGAACTGCAACCCGGAGCGGCTGGAGCGGGTCCGCGACGACCTGGGCCTGAACGACCCGCTGATCAGCCAGTACGCCGGTTACATGAAGGGCATCGTGACCGGTCGGGACCTGGGTAGCGCCCAGGGTGGCCGGTGCGACGCGCCCTGCCTGGGCTGGTCGTACGTCACCAACGAGGCCGTCTCGGACACCATCGCCCGGGTGCTGCCGGTGACCTTGAGCATCGTGATCCCGGCGGCGATCCTGTGGCTGCTGCTGGGGGTGGGGTTGGGCATGGTCTCCGCGTTGCGGCGGGGGACCTGGCTGGACCGGGCCGCCATCGGCTTCTCGCTGACCGGCGCCTCGTTGCAGCTCTACTTCGTGGGTGCGGTGCTGCTGCTGGTGTTCGTCTACCACCTGCGGTGGCTGCCGGTGCCCAGCTACACCTCACTGTTCGACAACCCAGCGAAGTGGGCCAGTGGCCTGGTGCTGGCCTGGGTGGCGTTGGCCTTCCTCTTCTCGGCCATCTACGCCAGGTTGTCCCGCGCGCAGATGTTGGAGACGCTGTCGGAGGACTTCGTCCGAACTGCGCGGGCCAAGGGCCTGGCCAAACCCACTGTGTACGGGCGACACGCGCTGCGCGCGGCGATCACCCCGGTGGTGACGATCGCGGGGCTGGACGTGGGCGGGGCGCTGGGCGGCACGGTGATCACCGAGACGACCTTCGGCATCCAGGGGTTGGGGCGTACGGCGGTGGACGCGGTGAAGGCCGGCGACCTGCCCACCATCATGGCCACCGTGCTGATCGCGGCCGTCTTCGTGGTGCTGGCGAATGTGCTGGTGGACCTGCTCTACGCGGCCATCGACCCCCGGGTGCGGCTGCGCTGA